From the Theobroma cacao cultivar B97-61/B2 chromosome 2, Criollo_cocoa_genome_V2, whole genome shotgun sequence genome, one window contains:
- the LOC18609705 gene encoding 4-coumarate--CoA ligase-like 9 encodes MANFVDPKTGFCSKTMTFHSLRPPVPLPPESAPISLTDFIFYLLNSSPPSPTAVALIDATTRRRILYPELISRVNNLAASLRTHFGLSKGDCAFVSSPNNIYTPILCLSLFSLGVVVSPANPAATIPEIHHQIRLSKPVIAFASLDSDHKIPSLKYGTAIMDSVEFESLMVNRSEKKKQEGIKVNQSDVATILYSSGTTGRVKGVALTHHNWTATIATGYSLRPMRKCPTVAFCPVPLFHVYGLAYSLRLLATGNCVVINGGGGRLDMKKIYDIVEEYRVSQVALAPPLVVTMVRDAGMMEGCDLSSLEVISCGGAHLSKSKIERLRKRLPKVQLAQAYGLTETTGRVFATMGPHESQIEGATGKLMANCEAKIVDPETAVALPPSKPGELWIRGALVMKGYVDNEEATAATVDSEGWLRTGDLCYIDNEGFLFFVDRLKELIKYKGYQVAPAELEHLLSSHPDVVDSAVVPFPDEEAGQVPVAFVVRQSGSNIDESEIKHFVARQVSQYKRIRRVIFIDSLPKNASGKVLRKELVELSSATSKL; translated from the exons ATGGCCAACTTCGTCGACCCAAAAACGGGCTTTTGCTCTAAAACGATGACGTTCCACAGTCTCCGACCTCCCGTTCCACTCCCACCCGAATCCGCACCCATTTCACTTACCGACTTCATCTTCTATCTCCTTAACTCCTCTCCTCCCTCGCCCACTGCTGTCGCTCTCATCGACGCCACCACGCGCCGCCGTATTCTCTATCCCGAACTTATCTCCCGAGTGAATAACCTAGCCGCCTCCCTCCGCACTCACTTTGGCCTCTCCAAAGGCGATTGCGCTTTCGTTTCCTCCCCGAACAATATCTACACTCCCATTCTTTGCTtgtctctcttctctctcggCGTCGTTGTCTCTCCCGCCAATCCAGCCGCCACAATCCCAGAGATTCACCATCAAATCCGACTTTCGAAACCGGTAATCGCTTTTGCCTCATTGGATTCAGATCATAAAATCCCTTCGCTTAAATACGGAACCGCTATAATGGACTCGGTTGAATTCGAGTCGTTAATGGTAAATCgaagtgaaaaaaagaaacaagaaggaATCAAAGTGAACCAATCAGATGTTGCCACGATTCTCTATTCGTCCGGCACAACAGGTCGGGTCAAAGGAGTTGCATTGACTCACCATAACTGGACCGCGACGATCGCAACAGGCTATTCGTTGCGTCCGATGAGGAAGTGCCCCACGGTTGCTTTTTGTCCGGTTCCGTTATTTCATGTCTACGGGTTAGCGTACAGTTTGAGGCTTCTGGCGACGGGTAACTGCGTGGTCATTAACGGAGGAGGTGGGAGACTTGATATGAAAAAAATCTACGACATCGTTGAGGAGTATCGGGTTAGCCAGGTGGCGCTGGCCCCACCTTTGGTTGTAACGATGGTAAGGGATGCTGGAATGATGGAGGGCTGCGATTTGAGCTCGCTTGAAGTTATCTCGTGCGGGGGAGCTCATTTGAGCAAGAGTAAGATTGAGAGGTTGCGAAAACGGTTGCCTAAAGTTCAGCTGGCGCAG GCGTATGGGCTAACTGAAACAACAGGGCGAGTGTTTGCTACGATGGGTCCCCATGAAAGCCAAATAGAAGGTGCCACGGGAAAGCTTATGGCAAATTGTGAGGCCAAAATTGTCGATCCTGAAACTGCTGTTGCTTTGCCTCCTTCTAAGCCTGGAGAGCTTTGGATTAGAGGAGCTTTGGTAATGAAGG GTTACGTTGATAATGAGGAGGCAACTGCTGCGACTGTGGATTCAGAGGGATGGTTAAGAACTGGCGATCTTTGCTATATCGATAATGAAGGTTTCCTGTTTTTTGTGGATAGATTGAAGGAGTTGATCAAATACAAAGGCTACCAG GTTGCCCCAGCTGAACTGGAGCATCTGCTTAGTTCCCACCCAGATGTCGTCGACTCTGCTGTGGTTCC GTTTCCGGATGAGGAAGCAGGTCAGGTACCAGTGGCCTTTGTAGTCAGACAATCAGGCAGCAACATTGATGAATCAGAAATCAAGCATTTTGTTGCTCGACAG GTTTCCCAGTACAAGAGAATACGAAGAGTAATTTTCATTGATTCATTGCCAAAGAATGCCTCAGGTAAGGTACTGAGGAAGGAGTTAGTCGAATTGTCAAGTGCTACCTCCAAGTTGTAA
- the LOC18609707 gene encoding lipoxygenase 6, chloroplastic isoform X1 has protein sequence MLTLQPLPSFKSNFSGSALRRPSRLNGVPGLVQFSWTIRTRHLVRAVISDDKALESAKKSSSVEQKNVDGSLASGSSVKEVRAVVTIRKKIKEKITEKIENQWELFINGIGQGILIQLISEEIDPVTNSGKSVETSVRGWLPKPSEHSHILEYAADFTIPSDFGKPGAVLITNLHGKEFHLLEIVIHGFEEGPIFFPANTWIHSRNDNPESRILFRNQAHLPSQTPPGLKDLRREDLLSVRGNGKCERKAHDRIYDYDVYNDLGNPDKDEDLSRPVLGGEERPYPRRCRSGRPPTKTDPLCESRIEKPHPVYVPRDEAFEEIKQNTFSAGRLKALLHNLVPSIAATLSSSDIPFTCFSDIDKLYSDGVILKDDEQRELGNNLFIGNMMKQVLSVGQKLLKYEIPAIIRRDRFAWLRDNEFARQTLAGVNPVNIEILKEFPILSKLDPAIYGPPESTITKELIEQELHGMSVDKAIEEKRLFILDFHDMLLPFIRRMNNLPGKKAYASRTVFFYSKTGMLTPIAIELSLPPTPSSSRNKYVYTYGHDATTHWIWKLAKAHVCSNDAGVHQLVNHWLRTHACMEPYIIATHRQLSSMHPIYKLLHPHMRYTLEINALARQSLVNGGGIIEACFSPGKYAMELSSAAYESWRFDMEALPADLIRRGMAVEDPSVPGGLKLVIEDYPYAADGLLIWSAIKEWVESYVEHFYTEPNSVTSDVEIQAWWDEIKNRGNYDKRNEPWWPKLATKEDLSSILTTMIWIASGQHAAINFGQYPFGGYVPNRPTLMRKLMPQETDPDFEKFIHNPQHTFLSSLPTKLQATKVMAVQDTLSTHSPDEEYLGQMNQLHSSWINDHEVLKMFEKFSAKLGEIEETINKRNKDIRLKNRSGAGIPPYELLLPSSGPGVTGRGIPNSISI, from the exons ATGTTAACTTTGCAGCCACTGCCTTCGTTCAAGTCAAATTTCTCCGGATCTGCCCTCCGGCGACCTTCGCGGCTCAATGGGGTTCCTGGGCTGGTACAGTTCTCCTGGACTATAAGGACAAGGCACCTGGTTCGTGCTGTTATCAGTGATGACAAGGCCTTGGAGTCAGCAAAAAAGTCGTCATCAGTTGAGCAAAAAAACGTTGATGGGTCGTTGGCTTCTGGTTCTTCAGTTAAGGAAGTGAGGGCAGTTGTGACTATAAGGAAAAAGATCAAGGAGAAGATCACAGAGAAGATTGAGAATCAATGGGAACTATTCATTAACGGGATTGGTCAAGGGATCTTGATCCAGCTCATCAGTGAAGAGATCGATCCTG TTACTAACTCGGGGAAGAGTGTAGAGACTTCTGTAAGAGGCTGGTTGCCTAAGCCTTCAGAGCATAGCCACATCCTTGAATATGCAGCTGATTTCACTATCCCATCTGACTTCGGTAAACCCGGGGCTGTTCTGATTACCAACCTTCATGGCAAGGAATTCCACTTGTTGGAGATTGTTATTCATGGTTTTGAAGAAGGCCCTATTTTCTTCCCTGCAAATACATGGATCCATTCACGGAATGACAATCCTGAAAGTAGAATTTTATTCAGAAATCAA GCACACTTACCATCACAAACACCACCTGGCCTTAAAGATCTACGACGTGAAGATTTACTGAGTGTTCGTGGTAATGGTAAATGCGAGAGAAAGGCTCATGATAGAATTTATGATTATGATGTGTATAATGATTTAGGCAATCCTGACAAGGATGAAGATCTTTCTAGGCCAGTTCTGGGTGGTGAGGAAAGGCCCTATCCTAGGCGCTGTAGAAGTGGCCGACCTCCTACAAAGACAG ATCCACTTTGTGAAAGTAGAATTGAAAAACCCCATCCTGTTTATGTACCTCGGGATGAGGCCTTTGAGGAGATCAAGCAGAACACTTTCTCTGCTGGGAGGTTGAAAGCACTACTTCACAATCTTGTACCATCCATTGCTGCTACATTGTCGAGTTCAGATATCCCATTCACATGCTTTTCTGACATAGATAAGCTATACAGTGATGGTGTCATCTTGAAAGACGATGAGCAAAGAGAATTAGGCAACAATCTATTTATAGGCAATATGATGAAACAAGTTCTCAGTGTTGGCCAAAAGTTGCTGAAATATGAAATCCCAGCTATTATAAGAA GGGACAGATTTGCATGGTTGCGAGACAATGAATTTGCACGCCAGACTTTAGCTGGGGTCAATCCTGTGAATATTGAGATTTTGAAG GAATTTCCAATCCTTAGCAAACTAGACCCTGCCATTTATGGCCCTCCAGAATCCACAATCACAAAGGAATTGATAGAGCAAGAGCTCCATGGAATGAGTGTGGACAAG GCTATTGAGGAAAAAAGATTGTTTATACTTGACTTCCATGACATGCTTTTGCCATTTATCAGGAGGATGAACAACTTACCTGGAAAAAAAGCTTATGCCTCCAGGACAGTGTTCTTCTATAGCAAGACTGGTATGCTGACACCAATAGCTATTGAGCTTTCTCTTCCTCCCACTCCTTCGTCATCTCGgaataaatatgtttatactTACGGGCATGATGCTACAACACATTGGATTTGGAAACTAGCCAAAGCTCATGTTTGCTCAAATGATGCTGGTGTCCATCAGCTAGTAAATCACTG GTTGCGAACTCATGCTTGCATGGAGCCTTATATAATTGCAACTCACAGACAGCTTAGCTCAATGCACCCCATTTACAAGCTGCTTCACCCTCACATGCGCTACACGCTAGAAATTAATGCACTTGCACGGCAAAGTTTAGTTAATGGAGGTGGGATAATTGAGGCTTGTTTCAGCCCGGGAAAGTATGCCATGGAGCTAAGCTCTGCAGCTTATGAGAGTTGGCGCTTTGACATGGAAGCATTGCCAGCAGATCTCATTCGGAG GGGCATGGCAGTGGAGGATCCTTCAGTGCCTGGTGGCCTGAAGCTTGTGATTGAAGACTATCCTTACGCAGCAGATGGGCTGCTTATTTGGTCTGCCATCAAAGAATGGGTGGAATCCTATGTTGAACACTTTTATACTGAACCTAATTCTGTCACATCTGATGTTGAGATCCAAGCCTGGTGGGATGAGATCAAGAACAGAGGTAATTATGACAAACGGAATGAACCCTGGTGGCCTAAACTGGCCACCAAAGAAGACTTGTCTAGCATACTTACCACAATGATCTGGATTGCATCTGGTCAGCATGCAGCTATAAACTTCGGGCAGTACCCATTTGGAGGATATGTGCCAAACCGTCCCACCCTCATGCGAAAACTCATGCCACAAGAAACTGACCCTGATTTCGAGAAATTTATTCACAACCCTCAGCACACTTTTCTATCCTCTTTGCCAACAAAGCTTCAAGCAACCAAAGTGATGGCTGTTCAAGACACCTTGTCAACTCATTCCCCAGATGAAGAGTACCTGGGTCAAATGAACCAACTACACAGCAGCTGGATCAACGATCATGAAGTGTTGAAAATGTTCGAGAAATTCTCTGCTAAACTAGGGGAAATAGAGGAAAcgataaataaaagaaacaaggaTATCCGCCTTAAAAACAGAAGTGGTGCTGGCATTCCCCCTTATGAACTGCTGCTCCCTTCATCAGGTCCTGGGGTAACCGGTCGTGGAATACCCAACAGCATTTCCATCTAA
- the LOC18609707 gene encoding lipoxygenase 6, chloroplastic isoform X2, producing MLTLQPLPSFKSNFSGSALRRPSRLNGVPGLVQFSWTIRTRHLVRAVISDDKALESAKKSSSVEQKNVDGSLASGSSVKEVRAVVTIRKKIKEKITEKIENQWELFINGIGQGILIQLISEEIDPVTNSGKSVETSVRGWLPKPSEHSHILEYAADFTIPSDFGKPGAVLITNLHGKEFHLLEIVIHGFEEGPIFFPANTWIHSRNDNPESRILFRNQAHLPSQTPPGLKDLRREDLLSVRGNGKCERKAHDRIYDYDVYNDLGNPDKDEDLSRPVLGGEERPYPRRCRSGRPPTKTDPLCESRIEKPHPVYVPRDEAFEEIKQNTFSAGRLKALLHNLVPSIAATLSSSDIPFTCFSDIDKLYSDGVILKDDEQRELGNNLFIGNMMKQVLSVGQKLLKYEIPAIIRRDRFAWLRDNEFARQTLAGVNPVNIEILKEFPILSKLDPAIYGPPESTITKELIEQELHGMSVDKAIEEKRLFILDFHDMLLPFIRRMNNLPGKKAYASRTVFFYSKTGMLTPIAIELSLPPTPSSSRNKYVYTYGHDATTHWIWKLAKAHVCSNDAGVHQLVNHWLRTHACMEPYIIATHRQLSSMHPIYKLLHPHMRYTLEINALARQSLVNGGGIIEACFSPGKYAMELSSAAYESWRFDMEALPADLIRR from the exons ATGTTAACTTTGCAGCCACTGCCTTCGTTCAAGTCAAATTTCTCCGGATCTGCCCTCCGGCGACCTTCGCGGCTCAATGGGGTTCCTGGGCTGGTACAGTTCTCCTGGACTATAAGGACAAGGCACCTGGTTCGTGCTGTTATCAGTGATGACAAGGCCTTGGAGTCAGCAAAAAAGTCGTCATCAGTTGAGCAAAAAAACGTTGATGGGTCGTTGGCTTCTGGTTCTTCAGTTAAGGAAGTGAGGGCAGTTGTGACTATAAGGAAAAAGATCAAGGAGAAGATCACAGAGAAGATTGAGAATCAATGGGAACTATTCATTAACGGGATTGGTCAAGGGATCTTGATCCAGCTCATCAGTGAAGAGATCGATCCTG TTACTAACTCGGGGAAGAGTGTAGAGACTTCTGTAAGAGGCTGGTTGCCTAAGCCTTCAGAGCATAGCCACATCCTTGAATATGCAGCTGATTTCACTATCCCATCTGACTTCGGTAAACCCGGGGCTGTTCTGATTACCAACCTTCATGGCAAGGAATTCCACTTGTTGGAGATTGTTATTCATGGTTTTGAAGAAGGCCCTATTTTCTTCCCTGCAAATACATGGATCCATTCACGGAATGACAATCCTGAAAGTAGAATTTTATTCAGAAATCAA GCACACTTACCATCACAAACACCACCTGGCCTTAAAGATCTACGACGTGAAGATTTACTGAGTGTTCGTGGTAATGGTAAATGCGAGAGAAAGGCTCATGATAGAATTTATGATTATGATGTGTATAATGATTTAGGCAATCCTGACAAGGATGAAGATCTTTCTAGGCCAGTTCTGGGTGGTGAGGAAAGGCCCTATCCTAGGCGCTGTAGAAGTGGCCGACCTCCTACAAAGACAG ATCCACTTTGTGAAAGTAGAATTGAAAAACCCCATCCTGTTTATGTACCTCGGGATGAGGCCTTTGAGGAGATCAAGCAGAACACTTTCTCTGCTGGGAGGTTGAAAGCACTACTTCACAATCTTGTACCATCCATTGCTGCTACATTGTCGAGTTCAGATATCCCATTCACATGCTTTTCTGACATAGATAAGCTATACAGTGATGGTGTCATCTTGAAAGACGATGAGCAAAGAGAATTAGGCAACAATCTATTTATAGGCAATATGATGAAACAAGTTCTCAGTGTTGGCCAAAAGTTGCTGAAATATGAAATCCCAGCTATTATAAGAA GGGACAGATTTGCATGGTTGCGAGACAATGAATTTGCACGCCAGACTTTAGCTGGGGTCAATCCTGTGAATATTGAGATTTTGAAG GAATTTCCAATCCTTAGCAAACTAGACCCTGCCATTTATGGCCCTCCAGAATCCACAATCACAAAGGAATTGATAGAGCAAGAGCTCCATGGAATGAGTGTGGACAAG GCTATTGAGGAAAAAAGATTGTTTATACTTGACTTCCATGACATGCTTTTGCCATTTATCAGGAGGATGAACAACTTACCTGGAAAAAAAGCTTATGCCTCCAGGACAGTGTTCTTCTATAGCAAGACTGGTATGCTGACACCAATAGCTATTGAGCTTTCTCTTCCTCCCACTCCTTCGTCATCTCGgaataaatatgtttatactTACGGGCATGATGCTACAACACATTGGATTTGGAAACTAGCCAAAGCTCATGTTTGCTCAAATGATGCTGGTGTCCATCAGCTAGTAAATCACTG GTTGCGAACTCATGCTTGCATGGAGCCTTATATAATTGCAACTCACAGACAGCTTAGCTCAATGCACCCCATTTACAAGCTGCTTCACCCTCACATGCGCTACACGCTAGAAATTAATGCACTTGCACGGCAAAGTTTAGTTAATGGAGGTGGGATAATTGAGGCTTGTTTCAGCCCGGGAAAGTATGCCATGGAGCTAAGCTCTGCAGCTTATGAGAGTTGGCGCTTTGACATGGAAGCATTGCCAGCAGATCTCATTCGGAGGTAA
- the LOC18609708 gene encoding urease isoform X4: MEDKTIPGDMIFKGGTIMLNLGRKAVSIKVTNTGDRPIQVGSHYHFIEVNPFLVFDRRKAYGMRLNIPAGTATRFEPGECKTVVLVSIGGRKVIRGGNGIVDGPVDDANVEIVMETIKREGYGNLEDANASEGVTGEDSALSTIISCEKYANMYGPTTGDKIRLGDTNLYAEIERDFAVYGDECVFGGGKVIRDGMGQSCGHPPAESLDIAITNAVIIDYTGIFKADIGIKNGLIVALGKAGNPDTMDGVFPNMIIGVNTEVIAGEGLLVTAGAIDCHVHFICPQLVHEAISSGYTTLIGGGTGPAEGTRATTCTPAPLQMKLMLQSTDEFPLNFGFTGKGNGSKPDELHEIIKAGAMGLKLHEDWGTTPAAIDTSLTVAEQFDVQVNIHTDTLNESGFVEHTIAAFKERTVHAYHSEGAGGGHAPDIIKVCGVKNVLPSSTNPTRPYTSNTIDEHLDMLMVCHHLDKDIPEDVAFAESRIRAETIAAEDILHDMGAISIISSDSQAMGRIGEVISRTWQTAHKMKSQRGPIGPSGSDSDNIRIKRYVAKYTINPAIANGIAEFVGSVEVGKLADLVLWKPSFFGAKPEMVIKGGAVTWANMGDPNASIPTPQPVLSRPMFGAFGKAGSANSLAFISKAALDCGIKGLYGLKKRVEAVGNTRSLTKLDMKLNDALPIITVDPETYTVTADGEVLTCAAATTVPLSRNYFLF, from the exons GTTGGAAGCCATTATCACTTTATAGAGGTGAACCCCTTCTTGGTTTTTGATCGTAGGAAAGCATATGGCATGCGCTTAAATATACCAGCAGGAACAGCTAcaagatttgag CCTGGAGAATGTAAAACTGTTGTGCTTGTCAGCATTGGCGGTAGGAAAGTGATCAGAGGAGGAAATGGTATTGTTGATGGTCCTGTTGATGATGCCAATGTTGAAATAGTGATGGAAACCATAAAGAGAGAAGGTTACGGGAATCTGGAAGATGCAAATGCTAG TGAAGGTGTCACCGGAGAAGATTCTGCTTTAAGCACAATAATTTCTTGCGAGAAATATGCTAACATGTATGGCCCCACTACTGGTGACAAAATTCGGCTAGGTGATACAAACTTGTATGCTGAAATAGAAAGAGATTTTGCTGTATATGGTGATGAATGTGTCTTTGGGGGTGGAAAAGTTATAAGAGATGGCATGGGTCAATCATGTGGGCATCCACCAGCTGAATCTTTAGATATTGCTATAACAAATGCTGTAATCATAGATTACACTGGTATTTTTAAGGCAGATATTGGTATTAAAAATGGCCTTATTGTTGCACTTGGGAAAGCAGGCAATCCAGATACCATGGATGGTGTTTTCCCTAATATGATCATTGGT GTTAACACTGAGGTTATTGCTGGGGAAGGATTGCTTGTAACTGCAGGGGCTATAGACTGTCATGTGCACTTCATATGCCCTCAGCTGGTTCATGAAGCAATATCAAGTG GCTACACAACATTAATAGGAGGTGGAACTGGACCTGCTGAAGGGACACGTGCAACTACTTGTACACCAGCACCATTACAGATGAAATTGATGCTGCAGTCCACTGATGAGTTCCCTCTAAATTTTGGCTTCACAGGGAAG GGGAATGGTTCCAAACCTGATGAACTACATGAAATAATCAAGGCTGGAGCTATGGGATTGAAGTTGCATGAGGACTGGGGAACTACTCCTGCTGCAATAGACACTAGCTTGACTGTTGCAGAACAATTTGATGTACAG GTTAATATACATACTGACACCTTGAATGAATCTGGATTTGTGGAACATACAATTGCTGCATTTAAAGAAAGAACTGTTCATGCTTATCACAG TGAAGGTGCTGGTGGTGGTCATGCTCCAGATATTATCAAAGTATGTGGCGTTAAAAATGTCCTCCCCTCATCAACAAATCCAACACGCCCTTATACTTCCAATACTATAGATGAACATCTTGACATGCTG ATGGTTTGCCATCACCTGGACAAGGATATTCCAGAAGATGTAGCTTTTGCTGAATCAAGGATTAGGGCTGAAACAATTGCTGCAGAAGACATATTACATGACATGGGGGCAATCAGCATTATATCTTCTGATTCACAGGCCATGGGTCGCATTGGAGAG GTGATAAGCAGAACTTGGCAAACTGCCCACAAGATGAAATCTCAAAGAGGGCCAATTGGTCCTAGCGGATCAGACAGTGACAATATAAGGATCAAACGTTATGTTGCAAAATACACCATAAATCCGGCTATTGCTAATGGGATTGCAGAATTTGTTGGTTCAGTAGAG GTGGGAAAGTTGGCTGATCTTGTTTTATGGAAGCCATCCTTTTTTGGGGCAAAACCTGAAATGGTAATCAAAGGTGGTGCAGTTACTTGGGCAAATATGGGAGACCCTAATGCAAGCATACCAACACCTCAACcg GTTTTGTCAAGGCCGATGTTTGGAGCATTTGGCAAGGCTGGAAGTGCGAACTCCTTGGCTTTCATCAGCAAG GCTGCTTTAGATTGTGGAATCAAAGGGTTATATGGACTCAAGAAAAGGGTGGAAGCTGTTGGCAATACCAGAAGTCTGACCAAGCTTGACATGAAGCTCAATGATGCCCTCCCAATTATCACAGTGGACCCAGAAACATATACTGTGACAGCTGACGGTGAGGTCCTCACCTGTGCTGCAGCAACTACTGTTCCACTGTCTCGGAATTATTTCCTCTTCTAG